In Cryptococcus gattii WM276 chromosome B, complete sequence, the DNA window TAAACGTATCCTTGTCCCCTCCGCACATATGGAACCAGAAATCCCTATCCCTCATCATCCCAGCAGCGACGATGAGCGCCGCAAGGTTCATCCCATCATTGCCCGCTTTGTCCACCACAATCTGCCCACTTTCGAATGTCCAAAGATCCAAGGAACATGTTTCCCCTACCAGGCGCCAGATGGCGTTGTCGGGATGATCTTTTGAGAGATCAGGCCAAAAAGCTGCTCGACCAGAAGAAGTGTAGATGGGAGCATCGAACAGGTGTGAAGGGGAACGAAGCGGGGTGTTGTCAGAGTCAAGATAGAGAATTTCACGGAACGAAGATTGGACGAGAGCTAGGCCTTTGATCTGCCAGTTCTGTGTGAAGACACTTGTTCAGAAGCGCTTCTTCAAGGGGTGGTAAGCAGTTAACTTACTTTCCATACACCGGCAACCTTTTCAAGCCCCTTCGCCTCTCTTAATGTGGCTCCAAGCGACTCAATCTCTTTCCGCTGCTCTTTATCATGAAGCTCGTCCGAATAGTGGAACACTTCGATGGGAAGGTCGACGCCTAGTCTTCGAAGATGCTTGATGGCGGTGATTGTTCGGAGAGTCGTGTCCTGTCACTGACGTTAGCGATAAGGTTTCCCATCACCAATTACGCCAGAACAACGTACTTGGTTACCACCTGTCAAAACAATCCCTCTCCCCTTCCCTGTCTCCCCCTCCTGGCCGAGTACTTGTTCACCCCTCTCCACTGCTTCACTCAAGTACCTGACAACATCCGCTCGCCGTCTCACAATCTCCGCTTCATCAACCTCATCCCTCCAGAACCAACCATCACCAGCATACTGATCAGGATTTACAAGTTTATCACTCAACTCTGATGGGCAGCCCTCCAAATTTGCTTGTGACGCAGCCGAGTGAGAAAGAACGGGTCGCGAGAGGAGCGATACGAGGCGAGAATTGAGAGCGTAGAATTTTGGTGAGGCACGTAGTGATCGGGGGAGTTTCAGACCAGGGAATTCGGAAGCGTAGATTTCTGGCAAAAGTGGGAGCGGCTGCCTATCGGactcatcttcttcttcctcagtAGATTCGTGCGGCGTTGCCCATTTGTCAGATTGGGATGACCATGGAGATGGCAggagagagatggatgaGTCGGCAGGTGTGAGAAAGTAAAGTGTGATTAAAGCGAAAAAAGTGAGGACGGCGTAGCCTAGTGGTGTCGGGGTATAGTTACGGCGAAGCATTGACGCTTCTTCACCAGATATGGGGATATAGATATTTACAAGGGAGACAttgaaggaagaaaaggagaatgAAAAGCGATTATGCAAAAGAGAACGAACGAACGATGTCGAGACTGCGGCACAGTGACGACGACTGTGGAGGCATTCGCTGTTGAAAAAAATCACGTTTTTGCCTTCTTACGTCAAAAATCTATCTATAGCATTATCTATATCACACTGCACGCACGCCGAAGCGGTCAATTATCAGATGCTGTACCTAGCCACAAATCTTGTTCAACATCCTGATTGAGCATCGCCCATCAGACTTAAGCTTATTGCAAGCCTATTATAATACCAGTTTTCAGTATTAAAAGAAGCATCTTCTTTCGACAGGACCTTCTGGAAATGAGC includes these proteins:
- a CDS encoding Hypothetical Protein (Similar to TIGR gene model, INSD accession AAW41452.1), whose protein sequence is MLRRNYTPTPLGYAVLTFFALITLYFLTPADSSISLLPSPWSSQSDKWATPHESTEEEEDESDRQPLPLLPEIYASEFPGLKLPRSLRASPKFYALNSRLVSLLSRPVLSHSAASQANLEGCPSELSDKLVNPDQYAGDGWFWRDEVDEAEIVRRRADVVRYLSEAVERGEQVLGQEGETGKGRGIVLTGGNQDTTLRTITAIKHLRRLGVDLPIEVFHYSDELHDKEQRKEIESLGATLREAKGLEKVAGVWKNWQIKGLALVQSSFREILYLDSDNTPLRSPSHLFDAPIYTSSGRAAFWPDLSKDHPDNAIWRLVGETCSLDLWTFESGQIVVDKAGNDGMNLAALIVAAGMMRDRDFWFHMCGGDKDTFRWAWRMLNIDFGVSPRWMSTVGIRNTFQNERFCGHSVLQYDLATPEGFSRPPPLFVHSNLLKHLGGARLSKGDLFKFVRRMSEDYSSSPLLNHAHSFVYDGTARGMCLDLNWHEDTPQEVKEDVSVETYAVEQEEGGVFDGFEDAWWEEGGRVGGW